The Methanococcoides methylutens MM1 genome has a window encoding:
- a CDS encoding glycosyltransferase family 4 protein, translating into MGENLKIGMFSWESLHSIKVGGIAPHVSELAEALAEKGNSVHIFTRNYGLNPYEKVNGVHYHRVDHCLDGGIVRQMDSMCDSMYARFLDVTKEHGDFDILHVHDWHPVNVVSRIKHEFGIPFLMTYHSTEWGRNGNVHGDWWEAKEISHREWKAGYESIKVISTSQQLTDEIKFLYQIPDEKISIIPNGIFHGKMKKDVDPGEVKKRFGIHPLAPVVLFIGRMSYQKGPDLLAKAIPKVLDHRWDTQFVFIGEGEMRPHCEYLVNEENVSDRCHFLGYADDETARDWINACDVLCIPSRNEPFGIVVLEGWDAERNIVATDAVQIIDNFVDGIMVYKNPDSIAWGLNYMLDDLSNDNLRETGKELIETKFNWHTIAEQTIEAYVPEQKSDWIHGETLGKSKEFWWKIDSELNISISRELSSPNGKLKVNKLIMKDELGKLNEYMADEKWKNLSNNVARLREGTEKEGIGKFLYHDLNWTTKESQLSSQIGTIFHRAGVWEYNGKKRGIKFRKADDNWDSLMERYYGECIKEPAHPEQCSGVGLN; encoded by the coding sequence ATGGGGGAAAATTTAAAGATCGGGATGTTCTCCTGGGAGAGCTTACACTCGATAAAGGTAGGAGGCATAGCTCCGCATGTCTCCGAACTTGCTGAAGCGCTTGCTGAAAAAGGAAATTCGGTTCACATATTTACAAGGAATTACGGACTTAATCCATATGAAAAGGTAAATGGAGTTCACTACCATCGCGTAGACCATTGCCTTGATGGTGGCATCGTCCGTCAAATGGATAGTATGTGCGATTCAATGTACGCAAGGTTCCTTGATGTTACGAAGGAACATGGTGATTTTGACATATTGCATGTTCATGACTGGCATCCTGTCAATGTGGTCTCAAGGATAAAACATGAGTTTGGAATTCCTTTTTTGATGACATATCATAGTACCGAATGGGGACGAAATGGTAACGTACACGGGGACTGGTGGGAGGCAAAGGAAATATCCCACAGGGAATGGAAGGCCGGCTATGAATCCATAAAGGTAATATCAACGTCACAGCAACTCACGGACGAGATCAAGTTCCTGTACCAGATACCCGATGAGAAGATATCCATCATCCCAAACGGCATCTTCCATGGAAAAATGAAGAAGGATGTTGATCCGGGTGAAGTGAAAAAAAGATTTGGCATCCACCCTCTGGCACCTGTTGTACTGTTCATAGGACGTATGAGCTACCAGAAAGGTCCCGACCTGCTTGCCAAAGCCATCCCTAAAGTGCTGGACCATCGCTGGGACACTCAATTCGTATTCATAGGAGAGGGTGAAATGCGGCCTCACTGTGAATATCTCGTAAATGAAGAAAATGTATCAGATCGCTGCCATTTCCTTGGATACGCAGACGATGAAACCGCGAGGGACTGGATAAACGCATGCGATGTACTCTGTATCCCGAGCAGGAATGAGCCTTTTGGCATAGTTGTCCTTGAGGGATGGGATGCTGAAAGGAACATCGTTGCAACAGATGCGGTCCAGATCATCGATAATTTCGTTGATGGCATAATGGTATACAAGAACCCGGATTCCATTGCATGGGGCTTAAATTACATGCTTGATGACCTTTCCAATGACAACCTGAGAGAAACTGGAAAAGAGCTCATCGAAACAAAGTTCAACTGGCATACCATCGCAGAACAAACGATCGAAGCATATGTTCCGGAACAAAAAAGTGACTGGATACATGGAGAAACGCTTGGAAAATCAAAAGAATTCTGGTGGAAAATTGACAGTGAACTCAATATTTCCATAAGCAGGGAACTAAGTTCTCCTAATGGTAAGCTCAAAGTTAATAAGCTCATTATGAAGGATGAACTGGGAAAACTGAATGAGTATATGGCAGATGAGAAGTGGAAAAACCTGTCAAATAACGTGGCAAGATTAAGGGAAGGAACCGAAAAGGAAGGTATTGGAAAGTTCCTTTATCATGATCTGAACTGGACCACCAAAGAATCCCAGCTATCGAGCCAGATCGGAACAATATTCCATCGGGCTGGAGTATGGGAATACAATGGGAAAAAGAGAGGGATCAAATTCCGAAAAGCGGATGACAATTGGGACTCTTTGATGGAAAGATATTATGGAGAATGCATCAAAGAACCAGCTCATCCTGAGCAATGTAGTGGCGTTGGTCTTAACTGA
- a CDS encoding DUF6951 family protein: protein MTEVTVKSNVCGFTHKVCGNMEGDRIVVDIDTPCEKVRKMSHLEVPMMDLFDIKDNHVMQKAQEAKCSVTCLIPSAVLHVCCLEAGLMSKSLVGNAEEVAIEFE, encoded by the coding sequence ATGACAGAAGTAACCGTGAAATCAAATGTTTGTGGTTTTACCCATAAGGTATGTGGAAATATGGAAGGTGACAGGATTGTCGTCGATATAGATACACCCTGCGAAAAGGTCAGGAAAATGTCCCATCTTGAAGTTCCTATGATGGACCTGTTTGACATAAAGGACAACCATGTAATGCAAAAAGCGCAGGAAGCAAAATGCAGCGTGACCTGTCTCATCCCCTCTGCAGTGCTTCATGTATGCTGTCTTGAAGCCGGTCTTATGTCAAAGTCCCTGGTCGGAAATGCAGAGGAAGTTGCTATAGAGTTCGAATGA
- the glp gene encoding gephyrin-like molybdotransferase Glp yields the protein MPRKILHDLLSIEDARKLFEEIDVPTHVRPIEIERSTGRVLAEDIVSATAVPNFPKALKDGYAVRSEDVLSAIEKPVSLKLLGFSPVGQLPKYRVGEMEAVEVATGGPIPEGADAVVMVEDTELQDGNVLIKVAVSADENLIHAGFDIPEDELVLRKGSRIGVREVGVLAAIGMRNVDVRSMKVGIISTGNELTVPGESLDPGKIYDCNSYSLYASVTDCGADAVPYGIVRDDQEAFSGAVDRAIAECDLVLTSGSTSAGPDDFMFNIIEEKGEVLAHGLSFKPGKPVVAGIINDIPIVALPGNPTSSLMVFYEFLMPLIRRCLGAPATVRQVVPGVLEEDVNSGSRHELHAVRLEGNKVFSASKTSASITTLAAADGFIEIPADVPMVSKGTVVEVVLFEDVCR from the coding sequence ATGCCACGGAAAATATTGCATGACCTGTTGTCCATTGAGGATGCCAGGAAACTTTTTGAAGAGATCGATGTCCCAACCCATGTAAGGCCGATTGAAATTGAGAGATCAACTGGCCGTGTTCTTGCAGAGGATATCGTTTCAGCTACCGCTGTCCCGAATTTTCCTAAAGCACTGAAAGACGGGTATGCTGTGCGTTCAGAGGACGTGCTTTCAGCAATTGAAAAGCCGGTTTCCCTGAAGTTGTTGGGATTCTCTCCTGTGGGTCAGCTTCCTAAATATCGCGTGGGTGAGATGGAGGCTGTGGAGGTGGCAACAGGCGGTCCTATCCCGGAAGGTGCGGATGCTGTTGTTATGGTGGAAGACACCGAACTCCAGGACGGCAATGTTCTCATTAAGGTGGCAGTAAGTGCAGATGAGAACCTGATACATGCGGGTTTCGATATCCCTGAGGACGAACTTGTGCTACGCAAAGGTTCCCGGATCGGGGTGCGTGAGGTCGGTGTGCTTGCAGCGATCGGTATGAGAAATGTGGATGTCAGGTCTATGAAGGTGGGAATAATTTCCACCGGCAACGAGCTGACGGTTCCGGGAGAATCACTTGACCCTGGCAAGATCTACGATTGTAATTCATATTCACTCTATGCAAGTGTAACGGATTGCGGTGCGGATGCTGTTCCCTATGGTATCGTGAGAGATGATCAGGAAGCTTTTAGCGGTGCCGTGGACAGGGCAATTGCTGAGTGTGACCTGGTGCTGACATCAGGGAGTACATCAGCCGGACCGGACGATTTTATGTTCAACATCATTGAGGAGAAGGGTGAGGTGCTGGCTCACGGTCTCAGTTTCAAGCCGGGAAAACCGGTGGTTGCGGGTATTATCAATGATATACCGATCGTGGCACTTCCGGGTAATCCCACGTCCTCGCTTATGGTATTCTATGAGTTCCTGATGCCGCTTATCAGGAGATGCCTGGGAGCTCCAGCAACTGTGAGACAGGTGGTGCCGGGAGTCCTTGAAGAGGATGTGAATTCCGGTAGCAGGCATGAGCTTCATGCTGTCCGGCTGGAAGGGAATAAGGTGTTCTCTGCCAGTAAGACCTCGGCCTCGATAACCACCCTTGCGGCTGCGGACGGCTTCATTGAGATCCCTGCGGATGTGCCTATGGTGAGCAAAGGCACAGTTGTTGAAGTTGTCCTTTTTGAAGATGTATGCAGGTAA
- a CDS encoding Mur ligase family protein produces MKRATYEIYNKAGGWTWRLRNKEEILAYSGKMFPSSSEAWREVDRVRAMAARLAGIDAFQDIPLEEIPSMEIANADAIDWHLTFCSGNTVACSARHFDVHEDAKEMRKELLRDMIGAVKVFVMDDSDDLLTFSVGRKGPMECLGCFLKRGRKHRNLLELTDMRIDVVGIRGKSSTVHRLSEIFTRRGYNSLAKVTGNRPHLIVNGFSIPIERMGPNVTLYENIHGYQEFVPIIESYSPDERKDIAIFENQAITEYTTRMVNEVFVKPHIVVITNVRQDHLSTLGRDKIEIARAFARSIPKGTIVINCEQNAVLQDYMKEEIEKRGATVKNVVVPEEHRGLLGAETVHSLNYVLEEVGSVPIPSEELDAYIMSMQPRWMELEGGCTIFNAAEVNDVESTEMIRKQLAGKNKVLPFVYLRDERRGRSFSFVKYLNHLFEKGYIEEVFVGGRTIAPFAKNIRAPTRQFSADDDASMVLDEMEKKGMPIVLMGNTVDDFMRDMELEISRRVKMGGNKHYSPEVDTLEKVSMNIRSV; encoded by the coding sequence ATGAAGCGAGCAACCTATGAGATCTACAATAAGGCAGGTGGCTGGACCTGGAGATTAAGGAACAAGGAAGAGATCCTTGCCTACAGCGGGAAGATGTTCCCAAGCTCTTCCGAAGCATGGAGGGAAGTGGACCGTGTGCGTGCCATGGCTGCAAGGCTTGCCGGGATTGATGCATTCCAGGACATACCGCTTGAAGAGATACCTTCAATGGAGATCGCAAATGCGGATGCTATCGACTGGCACCTGACTTTCTGTAGTGGGAATACTGTTGCATGCAGTGCAAGACACTTCGATGTTCACGAGGATGCAAAGGAGATGCGAAAGGAACTGCTCCGGGATATGATCGGTGCTGTCAAGGTCTTCGTGATGGATGATAGTGATGATCTGCTTACGTTCAGTGTGGGCAGAAAGGGTCCCATGGAATGTCTTGGCTGTTTCCTTAAGAGAGGCCGCAAGCACCGCAACCTTCTGGAACTGACGGATATGCGAATTGATGTGGTGGGCATCCGTGGAAAGTCTTCCACAGTCCATCGTCTCTCTGAGATATTCACAAGGCGCGGGTACAATTCACTTGCCAAGGTCACAGGGAACCGTCCCCATCTGATAGTTAATGGTTTCTCGATACCAATTGAGAGGATGGGTCCGAATGTAACACTTTATGAGAACATCCATGGTTATCAGGAGTTTGTGCCGATTATCGAGTCCTATTCCCCGGATGAGCGGAAGGATATTGCGATCTTTGAGAACCAGGCGATCACCGAATATACCACAAGGATGGTCAATGAGGTCTTTGTCAAACCACATATTGTGGTAATTACCAATGTCAGACAGGATCACCTTTCAACACTTGGCAGGGACAAGATAGAGATAGCAAGGGCATTTGCACGTTCAATTCCGAAAGGAACTATTGTTATAAACTGTGAGCAGAATGCAGTCCTTCAGGATTATATGAAGGAAGAGATCGAAAAGCGCGGGGCCACTGTGAAGAATGTGGTGGTTCCTGAAGAGCACAGGGGTCTTCTGGGTGCGGAAACAGTGCATTCATTGAACTATGTGCTTGAGGAAGTTGGAAGTGTGCCGATCCCATCTGAGGAACTGGATGCCTACATAATGTCAATGCAGCCCCGCTGGATGGAGCTTGAGGGTGGCTGTACCATATTTAATGCTGCAGAGGTCAATGATGTGGAAAGCACTGAAATGATACGCAAGCAGCTTGCAGGAAAGAATAAGGTTTTGCCGTTCGTGTATCTCAGGGATGAGCGCAGGGGCAGGTCCTTTTCTTTTGTGAAATACCTGAACCATCTCTTTGAGAAGGGTTACATCGAAGAGGTCTTTGTAGGCGGTCGAACGATCGCCCCGTTCGCAAAGAACATCAGGGCTCCCACAAGACAGTTCAGTGCGGATGATGATGCTTCCATGGTCCTTGATGAGATGGAAAAGAAGGGCATGCCCATTGTTCTCATGGGCAACACCGTGGACGATTTCATGAGGGATATGGAACTTGAGATCTCACGAAGGGTGAAGATGGGTGGCAACAAGCATTATTCGCCTGAGGTGGATACACTGGAAAAAGTTAGTATGAACATCAGGTCTGTCTGA
- the mtaA gene encoding methylcobamide:CoM methyltransferase MtaA — protein MHDLNFKDRLLKVFNGEEVDKVPVGSFTTTPVMELMEKCGSARPEADHDPEKMATLAVSQHEIAGFEMVRFPFDCTILGEAMGCEIHCGTKERTPSVINGLLKTPLECLEVPHDLLERGRIPSILEAADIIRERIGEEVPIIAGLEGPMDLAVSLSDIRSFLLWTIKDPEKVSQLLDVCTEACIELGNAYLDHGVDVVCIADAVASPELVKPSDFEELIKPRYSRITKGINGLSVLHVCGKTDSIISHMTGCGFDGISIEESIQDLNTAVEVAHRNNTIVIGNVSTSVTMFSGTPEQVKEEAFKSLDAGVDILAPGCGLAPQTPIRNLKALIEARNKYCDKSYTI, from the coding sequence ATGCATGATCTCAACTTTAAAGACAGGCTTCTGAAGGTATTTAATGGGGAAGAGGTCGATAAAGTTCCTGTAGGCTCTTTCACTACCACTCCAGTAATGGAACTAATGGAAAAGTGTGGTTCTGCAAGACCTGAAGCAGATCATGATCCTGAAAAGATGGCCACATTAGCAGTCTCACAGCATGAGATTGCTGGTTTTGAAATGGTAAGGTTCCCTTTTGATTGCACCATCCTTGGAGAGGCCATGGGTTGTGAAATTCATTGTGGTACAAAGGAGAGAACGCCTTCGGTGATAAACGGATTGTTGAAAACCCCTCTTGAATGTCTTGAAGTTCCTCATGACCTGCTGGAAAGGGGAAGGATCCCATCAATTCTTGAAGCTGCTGATATCATCAGGGAGAGAATAGGCGAAGAGGTACCCATAATTGCCGGTCTTGAAGGACCTATGGATCTTGCAGTAAGTCTCTCCGATATCAGGTCATTTCTTTTGTGGACAATAAAAGACCCTGAGAAGGTCAGTCAATTGCTGGATGTTTGCACTGAAGCATGTATTGAACTGGGAAATGCGTATCTTGATCATGGTGTGGATGTGGTCTGCATTGCTGATGCTGTAGCTTCTCCTGAGTTAGTAAAACCATCTGATTTCGAGGAACTTATAAAACCAAGATATTCCCGAATTACGAAAGGCATCAATGGTCTCAGTGTATTGCATGTCTGCGGAAAGACCGACTCTATAATATCTCATATGACTGGGTGTGGGTTTGATGGTATCAGCATTGAAGAAAGCATTCAGGACCTGAATACTGCTGTAGAAGTGGCACACAGGAATAATACGATCGTAATTGGGAATGTTTCTACCTCAGTGACAATGTTCAGCGGTACTCCTGAGCAGGTAAAAGAAGAAGCTTTCAAATCCCTGGATGCTGGTGTCGATATACTTGCTCCTGGATGTGGGCTGGCTCCCCAGACACCTATTCGGAACCTTAAGGCTCTGATAGAGGCAAGAAACAAGTATTGTGATAAAAGTTATACTATCTAA
- a CDS encoding uroporphyrinogen decarboxylase family protein has protein sequence MAEEMTSKERFVNAIEMKDVDRMPYGYLWFGAGDAVLERMGASMCDVYYSAKGIARAQILAREMYHHDNVMSPWGCLLVEAEALGTRLNIKDNRYPTIAEHPIGSAKEYGKIDPLDIERSERVNTVARSIGILKKELKDEVFITGSMLSPLMLAAQILETTNLCIEMLTEKESVHALLEKLTQSCILYADRMLEEGADGIFVENGENTADLFSPEMAEEFMLKYTKELYEHIQANGGYVISHNCAENAFHEMELSLKPDVLNFAFGDVKTLGEQHGVECVKIHKKTGCSPRYCFKDLGKHGFCLMGNINPNVFGNGYFADIENEVKSCMGAAPEKGFILSTGCEIPLNTPIEEMETLWNTISSRF, from the coding sequence TTGGCAGAGGAAATGACTTCAAAAGAGAGATTCGTTAATGCTATTGAGATGAAGGATGTAGACAGGATGCCTTATGGGTACCTTTGGTTCGGTGCAGGTGATGCAGTTCTGGAACGAATGGGTGCCAGTATGTGCGATGTCTATTATTCTGCAAAGGGGATTGCCAGAGCACAGATACTTGCAAGGGAGATGTATCATCATGATAACGTGATGTCACCCTGGGGATGTCTGCTTGTAGAAGCAGAAGCCCTTGGAACCAGACTGAACATCAAAGACAACAGGTATCCTACAATAGCTGAGCATCCAATCGGATCGGCAAAGGAATATGGTAAGATAGATCCTCTGGATATTGAGAGGTCAGAAAGGGTGAATACGGTTGCAAGGTCCATTGGCATTCTCAAAAAAGAGCTCAAAGATGAGGTTTTCATAACCGGAAGTATGCTTTCTCCCCTGATGCTCGCCGCCCAGATTCTTGAAACAACTAATCTGTGTATTGAAATGCTAACGGAAAAAGAAAGTGTGCATGCTCTTCTTGAAAAGCTTACTCAAAGCTGCATTTTGTATGCGGACCGGATGCTCGAAGAAGGAGCTGATGGTATCTTCGTGGAGAACGGGGAGAACACAGCAGACCTTTTCAGTCCTGAAATGGCTGAAGAATTCATGTTGAAGTATACAAAGGAACTCTACGAGCACATTCAGGCAAACGGTGGATATGTTATCTCTCATAATTGCGCAGAGAATGCCTTCCATGAAATGGAACTGTCCCTTAAACCGGATGTCCTTAACTTTGCTTTCGGGGATGTTAAAACACTTGGGGAACAACACGGTGTTGAATGCGTGAAGATCCACAAAAAGACAGGCTGTAGCCCCAGATATTGTTTTAAGGATCTTGGGAAACATGGTTTCTGCCTGATGGGGAACATCAATCCAAACGTATTCGGAAATGGGTATTTTGCTGACATTGAGAACGAAGTAAAAAGCTGTATGGGTGCAGCTCCTGAGAAAGGATTTATACTGTCTACAGGATGTGAGATCCCGCTTAATACACCAATTGAAGAGATGGAAACACTCTGGAATACGATAAGTTCCCGGTTCTGA
- a CDS encoding poly-gamma-glutamate biosynthesis protein PgsC/CapC, with protein sequence MLISVFLAVIGILSVIILTQFFGYRLGGVIVVPVLAVYTCKNFFMLPLFLAGFIIAYLGLRYLQKNTMIYGREELVATLLLGSVLPVIGLFFMKGVGYDLTDVVFFGSILPGLAAYNYSRIKPEYRMHDIMASVGIFVGLLAAAWVLVTPSISESIGYLTPPILFSSTSDLAVMKNAVVDIQPVPAMIDRFSAFVLFMVSLVLSEFVRKSTGIRVGVVSMAILAIFSLENRWFFLLYFVNLFVSYFGIVMIQKATLVYGRNLIGLGACISLMLTVPFIFLFPVSRGLSVFFLGLIAGLNAYNLHVTAPAERKLFIPLQIALLAPLIALAAALGEGQPQGLFHEFGTFQLLIVVLGAAISIAFVKYNWVSRPLDEHVWNASLFSEEDE encoded by the coding sequence ATGCTTATATCGGTGTTTCTTGCGGTTATTGGAATTCTATCGGTGATCATACTTACCCAGTTCTTCGGATACCGTCTTGGCGGGGTCATAGTAGTTCCGGTACTTGCGGTCTATACGTGTAAGAACTTCTTCATGCTGCCGCTGTTCCTTGCAGGTTTCATAATTGCGTATCTGGGGCTTCGTTACCTGCAGAAGAACACAATGATCTATGGGAGGGAGGAACTTGTTGCAACATTGTTGCTGGGGTCGGTATTGCCTGTCATTGGCCTGTTCTTCATGAAGGGCGTGGGTTATGATCTCACAGACGTAGTGTTCTTTGGAAGTATACTTCCCGGGCTTGCAGCTTATAATTATTCAAGGATAAAACCCGAGTATCGGATGCACGATATTATGGCTTCCGTCGGTATATTTGTGGGACTTCTGGCAGCAGCCTGGGTACTTGTGACTCCTTCCATAAGTGAATCAATAGGATATCTTACACCTCCCATCCTTTTCAGTTCCACTTCCGATCTTGCCGTTATGAAGAATGCGGTTGTGGACATCCAGCCGGTTCCCGCGATGATCGACCGTTTTTCCGCATTTGTTCTTTTCATGGTCTCCCTGGTGCTTTCGGAGTTTGTAAGGAAGTCCACCGGTATACGTGTGGGTGTTGTATCCATGGCTATCCTTGCTATCTTCTCACTTGAGAACAGGTGGTTCTTTTTGCTTTATTTTGTCAATCTCTTTGTCTCTTACTTCGGTATCGTCATGATACAGAAAGCAACACTGGTCTATGGAAGGAACCTGATCGGTCTTGGGGCCTGCATTTCACTGATGTTGACGGTCCCGTTCATCTTCCTATTCCCGGTGTCCCGTGGCCTGTCGGTCTTCTTCCTCGGGCTGATAGCAGGGCTGAATGCGTATAACCTTCACGTGACGGCACCTGCAGAGAGAAAATTGTTCATTCCATTGCAGATCGCCCTGCTGGCACCACTTATTGCCCTTGCAGCTGCTCTTGGTGAAGGGCAGCCTCAAGGCCTTTTCCATGAATTTGGTACTTTCCAGCTACTGATAGTTGTACTGGGTGCGGCTATCTCCATAGCATTTGTCAAATACAACTGGGTTTCCAGGCCACTGGATGAACATGTCTGGAATGCTTCACTGTTCTCGGAGGAAGACGAATGA
- a CDS encoding GTP-binding protein: MSLHEDIQAVEDEIRKTPYNKATSHHIGKLKAKLARLREDVQKRASAKSGGEGYSVRKSGDATVALVGFPSVGKSTLLNKLTGANSEVGAYEFTTLDVIPGVLEHKGATIQVLDVPGLVRGAASGRGRGKEVISVVRNSNLVLFLLDVFQTEHYNVLMQELYDAGIRINMSEPDVTIKRMDRGGVIISATMELEMSDDLIKAILGEYKIHNAHILLRDNINMDQLIDSVMANRVYIPAVIVINKVDMADEEILEFCKAKFPDATFISANEERNLEAVKDLIYEALDFIRVYMKPQGGPADMDEPMIVTNGVTVGDICDRLHRDFRDKFRYSQIWGPSAKHPGQRAGLDHRLQDGDVLTLIIQK, encoded by the coding sequence ATGAGTTTACACGAAGATATCCAGGCAGTCGAGGACGAGATCCGTAAGACTCCCTATAACAAGGCAACATCCCATCATATTGGTAAGCTGAAGGCCAAACTTGCACGCCTGAGGGAAGACGTGCAGAAGAGAGCTTCTGCCAAATCCGGCGGAGAGGGCTATTCTGTAAGGAAGTCAGGCGATGCTACTGTTGCACTTGTGGGATTCCCTTCCGTGGGTAAGTCCACGCTCCTGAACAAGCTGACCGGTGCGAATTCCGAGGTCGGTGCGTATGAGTTCACAACCCTTGATGTCATTCCGGGGGTATTGGAGCATAAGGGTGCGACCATCCAGGTGCTTGATGTGCCGGGTCTGGTAAGAGGTGCAGCCAGTGGCCGTGGCCGTGGTAAGGAGGTCATCTCTGTTGTGAGGAACTCCAATCTTGTGCTTTTCCTGCTGGACGTGTTCCAGACCGAGCACTATAATGTGTTGATGCAGGAACTTTACGATGCCGGGATCAGGATCAATATGTCAGAACCCGATGTTACCATCAAGAGGATGGACAGGGGTGGCGTGATCATCAGTGCGACCATGGAGCTTGAGATGTCCGACGACCTGATCAAGGCGATTCTGGGCGAATACAAGATCCATAATGCACATATCCTTCTCAGGGATAACATCAACATGGACCAGCTTATCGATTCCGTGATGGCAAACAGGGTGTACATTCCTGCAGTTATCGTCATCAACAAGGTGGACATGGCCGATGAGGAGATCCTGGAGTTCTGCAAGGCAAAGTTCCCGGATGCTACTTTCATTTCAGCTAACGAGGAGCGTAACCTCGAAGCCGTCAAGGACCTGATATACGAGGCCCTGGATTTCATCAGGGTGTATATGAAACCGCAGGGCGGCCCCGCAGATATGGACGAGCCGATGATCGTTACCAACGGTGTGACCGTGGGCGATATCTGCGACCGTCTGCATCGCGATTTCCGGGATAAGTTCAGGTATTCCCAGATATGGGGCCCTTCAGCCAAACATCCCGGACAGCGAGCCGGTCTTGATCACAGGCTGCAGGATGGCGACGTGCTGACCCTCATTATTCAGAAATGA
- the ilvE gene encoding branched-chain-amino-acid transaminase → MSELLIYYNGEFVTKENATVSIYDHGFLYGDGVFEGIRAYNGRVFKLQEHVDRLYDSAKAIALEVPISKEEMSEAILETLRKNNLRDAYIRPIVSRGVGDLGLDPRKCPKPSIYIVSQEWGAMYGDLYEVGLKAITVGIRRNAPDALSPNIKSLNYLNNILAKIEANEKGGDEAIFLDQNGFISEGSGDNIFVIKNGKVYTPPTINNLKGITRATAIELLEERGYEVIVGNLGLFDMYTADEIFVTGTAAEAAPITKLDGRPIGDGSVGPITKAAVAAFEEVTGSTGTPIFE, encoded by the coding sequence ATGAGCGAATTACTGATCTATTACAACGGTGAGTTTGTCACAAAGGAAAATGCAACGGTTTCTATCTACGACCACGGTTTCCTGTATGGTGACGGTGTCTTTGAGGGAATCAGGGCATACAATGGTCGTGTCTTCAAGCTCCAGGAGCATGTTGACAGGTTGTATGATTCTGCAAAGGCAATTGCTCTTGAGGTCCCTATCTCAAAGGAAGAGATGAGCGAGGCTATCCTTGAGACACTGAGGAAGAACAACCTCAGGGATGCATACATCCGTCCTATCGTTTCACGTGGTGTTGGTGACCTTGGTCTTGACCCACGCAAGTGCCCAAAGCCAAGTATCTACATCGTTTCACAGGAATGGGGTGCAATGTATGGCGATCTCTATGAGGTCGGTCTCAAAGCAATCACAGTCGGTATCAGGCGTAATGCACCGGATGCACTGTCCCCTAACATCAAGTCACTGAACTACCTGAACAACATCCTCGCAAAGATCGAGGCAAATGAGAAGGGTGGCGATGAGGCAATTTTCCTTGACCAGAACGGCTTCATCTCAGAGGGTTCCGGAGACAACATCTTCGTTATCAAGAACGGCAAGGTCTACACCCCGCCAACCATCAACAACCTCAAGGGTATCACAAGGGCTACTGCCATTGAGCTTCTCGAGGAGCGCGGCTATGAGGTTATTGTCGGAAACCTTGGTCTTTTCGATATGTACACTGCAGATGAGATCTTCGTCACAGGTACCGCAGCAGAGGCTGCACCTATCACAAAGCTTGACGGAAGGCCTATCGGAGACGGTTCAGTCGGTCCTATAACCAAGGCAGCAGTCGCTGCATTCGAGGAAGTCACCGGTAGCACAGGTACTCCTATCTTCGAATGA